In the genome of Onychostoma macrolepis isolate SWU-2019 chromosome 10, ASM1243209v1, whole genome shotgun sequence, the window CGTGGCCGTGAGGATGGACGCGGTGTCGGAGTGAGGGTAGTGGTGGTGGTTCTGGGTGTCTCGTGGGTAAGAGCTGGTGTGAATGGAGGACAGGGTGCCGTTTTTAGAGATGATGTCAGATCCAGTGCCACTCTTGGCCCATGAGACACGTTTGGGAGCCTGAGCATCCTCTctgtaacacacaaaaacatttagtgTCAACACAAGTTagaaatcaatcaataaatcataattatctTACTTGATTTCATTGGCTAAATCCTCCTCTGTGTCTTTCTGTCTTGTCCACATGAAGACGAGGAAGAGAATGATGAGGATGAGAGCCACAATACAACCAACCGTGACACCAGCGATCATCCCAGCATTAGTCGCTGTAGGAAAAGTTAATGTACACTTTTTATCTTCAGACAacttaaatgactaaatattaagtatgcaaaagagaatgaatACAACcgcttaaaaaaaacagtaagattgaatttttggtcccactttatattaggtggccttaactactatgtacagtacttacaacaaaaaataagtacaatgtacttattgtgtttatattatattgcaaaacacttttgcttaCATTACAGATTTGCTTACATTACAGACATTAATTACagatgcagtttttttttttttaaatataagtacaatgtaaaatcATGTATGTACATAAGTGCATTgcatcaaatgattaatctaaaatgtaagtacatagtagttaaaggCCACTTACTATAAAGAAGGACTGAATGTTTATaagattttctatttttaaaagtaatttattcctgaattttcagcagccattattccagtcttcggAGTCACgatgtccttcagaaatcattctaatatgatttgctgctcaagtaacatttctaatgatcaatgctgaaaacagttgtgctacttaatatttttgtggaaactgtaatactttttttaggattatttgatgaaaagaaagttagTGTCATGTTAAcataaatgtgtttactgtcactttttatcatttcttaatatttgCAGCTTATGTAATGAGCAAACAACAGTACGTACATGTGATGACCTCCAGGTTGATGTAGCACGTctccactcctgcagagttggATGCAGTGCACATGTATTTCCCTGACATATTACTGCTCAGATTGTTCAGCTTTAATGTTCCTGCGGTTTCATCTACAACAGTATGAAGGTAAAGTTAGACTTGCatgattacaaaaataattcaaCCAGAGATTagaaacattcaaatatttgaAACAGATTACAGAGTGTCACAGTAACTGATAAAATATTGCTAGCTGAATGCCAGCAATGTTTATCCAAGATATCTAAGGATTTGATTCCAGTGACTCAAGAATTACATAAAGGTCAATAAATATATGGTTTTAAGGTTTAATCTCAGCCCAAACAGTTTCCTCGTCATGCTTAAAGGATTAGtttaactaaaaatgaaaattgtgagaatatttactcaccctcatgatgttcaaaatatatagtcaaaccaaaaattaatcagacaccagatatcatattttttttttttttttttgtacaagtgggtgcaggacactatagtcatttatgtaagtgaggatagcaaaataaagcaAGCTTACACCccaaaattcttcatacagtggaccaccagtaaaactgataaaaatttgggaccaaaaataattcactttgacctgaccatgttttgctttagtgtattttctttaattgctaatgtgaactgactgaacaaaattaagcattgcttggtaactggttgacctaaattggcattatctaattgtgtgcttaaatttaacagctgacagctgtTCACCCTAATtaattacatacctttctatcaaagttctACCTAATATTCCTCCCATAGTGAGCTGTTAACTTTTGCGACTGTATCCAGAGTCATGTAGATGACTTactaaagtatacttttatgCTATTTTCTTTATCAGTGGCTGggacattcttcaaaaattcacccctttccacagaagaaataaagtcatatgaatttaaaacaacattagggtgagtcaattttcatttttgtagagGCATGTTAATCGAAAGGAGAATGAAGaatatattatttcaatatattcttGTGTCTTACTtggacacacagacagactcaCTTTGTGCGGGAGGGAAGAAGACCTCTGAATTGGGACTGGTCTTGGTCCACTTATATTCTGGTGCAGGTTTACCATCATCAGAGTTACAAGTCAGAGTGATGTTCCCTTTAAGAACAGGCCTTCCTTTAACTTGACAAACTGGCACTGAAGGAGGGACTGAAAGAGACAGGATGGGTCGTGTGATGTTAAATCTGGAAAACGCTGGCCTGCGTCACAGAACAAGCATCTGACatgtacacatgcatgtgtgtgttttatgacCATGCATGTGTGCACCACAGTGTGGCAGTAAGTACACACCTTTAACATTAAGGGTGAGCTCTCCGGTGAGTCCTGGGACGCCCGGGATAATGACCTGGCACATGTACTTCCCTGAGTCTGATGCTTTGGTGTTGTTAATGTACAGGGACAGATTGGAGTTGGGCATATTACGCATAAAACCAACTCTACCTGCAAACTGGGAAGTGCTATGACTTACACCTCCACCGACGTATGAGATAATCTAAAGACAGACAAAGAAGAGGGTGGAAGGCATTAAAATTGCAAATGTGGTATGAATagatgctattttttttagatgaaatatttttcacagtatacaggtacatttattcattacattttattaacacACAATTTTACACAAACACCCCTTTCAATAAATTACTcaataaattattgaaaatataaacatattaaataattacatataaaCAGATGGGagtattaatatataaacaaacaaacaaatgtgtgGACGTTTGTAATACTAATGAAATAGCAAAAACTGCTCAGGCAAGCAGCTGGAAATTTCTAAACCACTgtgtaaaaacacaattttaaaaaatggaatGATGTAAGATCATCAATCTGTTGGAGGCAAGGGCAGAATTTCTCAGTGGACAGGTCTAAAGGATTCATATCAGCTGACTCCTCAGTGTGCAGATTTAATCTCAGTCGAAGAAAATGCTGGATAGAGGATTTTACAATCTGCAGATAATACGGTTTCTTACAGAGTAATGAGGTGCTGTGTAATGCAAAATGAAAGACAACTGCTGCCAAGAGTGGACATTTCAATCACAGTATTATACTATAACGTAAGATGGTCTGAGCTTGCAGGTACTATGAGATAGCGGTCTGCTATGATGATTCACATGACTTCTTGTACTTTCAATATGgttaacacaaaaaaaacaagtgattctgtgatAAAGACATTTCGTTGACATTTGATCAACATTAtgtaacaattaaaacaaaaattaaatggtcatttttaaggcttttaaaaaaaaaaaagtataatcaGTCCAgaataatatttctgtttctgCCATTCATAATCCAAAACATAACATGCACAGATGGTGCTAAACTTTCTGGCATCTGCACAAAAACTAACGAATGAATATAATCCCACCCATAATACCACACCATTTCGATATCTAATTCGGACTGACATAACATTATCAGAATTCATTATAAATCTATGCTGAATCCCTTTGGCGTACTGCACTGGAAACATGTTGACATGAGTGTTTGAGTACGGGTGATAATGAGGAGCAGGATTTCGTCTGTGTGCACTCTTGACCTCTGGAACTCAAGAGCCTGAGTCATCAGGGACAGAGAGTGACCATTACATTACATCAGCTGCATGTCATGTTACGTTCTGACCCACCTtgagaaaaattattttgaaactaTGAAATCAGATTGAAAACAGCCAATATATGCACTTGACCCAACATACTACACTCCTTAAATTGCTCAGGCACCTAGTTAATTAACTATATTACTTAGAAAGTCTTTATTACTGTGTGATTATTAGTATTCATATTTCATAGTTTACAGAGTATAATCTTTTACAATAATTCTTTGTCTCTCATCTCAACAAAGAGCcctatgtaataataaaaatatcaaatattaagaGATTactacaattatttattacctTAATTATTACTTGTTTATTACCAGCTAAAAGCACTTTAtgagaattaaaaatattatgttttaatatgacAAGCCTAAATTATgctgctactactactattattattattattatttttttttattattattattattattatcatcatcatcactaaATTCTATGTACATCTGACTGCTCATTGTTTCAGTCTACTGTACACAGTCTTTGCACTACCTTGGGTTTTTACTTTAATCCTACTTAgcttgttatttattattattactcagtttttatcattatttcttATGTTCATcttattttaccatttttagCTATGTATTTAATCCACAGTCAAAGTAGCTAGGTATGCTTTAAATAAAAGCGACAAATAACACGTTCATGTTTTTAACATCAAGATTTTAgggtgttatatatatatatttaacatttgttaaaaaaaagtcattatttatttacaaataattgtTTAAGCTTTTTTTACAGGATGacaaataaatttgtattaagtataaatattcaatataaaaTTGTGACATGCTAGgcacattttagaaaaaaaaaaattcagacggcacttatttaaaaataattattttacttttttgcaGTTCACTTAAGTATTTCTACAATatgacaattaaattaaattctattCTCTCAATTgctaagaataaaaaaattaataaagtcaTAATATATTTAGATGGAGTATAGcatgtcacactgcaggacaCTGCCGTCTCAGTCAACGCAAactaagaaaaacaacaaagacAGTCACCATTTCTGTGCTGCTGGACATGTAGTTCCAGACCACTgtatttttctcaggctccacACCAGTGTAAGAAGCCTGCAGCACTACCGTCTTCCCTTTGATCACTTCTACATTTTTCTGAGGCAGCTGAAGTTGGGCCAGGTCACCTGGAAAGATAAAGAAAGCATAAATCGATTAACAAcctgaaaaacattaaatatttccaTTCAACCCAGCTGACAGTCTACAAGTCCAGGTGCACTCATTTTAAACCCCAATAAAATCTCAGAAACATTCAGGAGTGACATACACTCCCCCAAATGGAGGTAAACAAGCTGAATCCAGCTGTCCTGGTTGTCAGTTTGATCCGCCAGCTTGGCCGGGATGCTTCGGCTTGGCTCCCAGAGAAACAAATACGCGTTACACAGAGACTCATAagagagatctgcttctaaaatCCTCTTGTCACTTATGATTTCAGATGAAAGTCCGCAGGGAGAAAAACTGGGTGACGCAACCACAGAGCATCTTGTTTTAGGCTTAGCAGAAGGTACGTGGGAGGGAGAGGGACATTCACAGGCCCACTGCAATGAGCCTCAATGCCACGCGTATGTTGAATTCCCATCGCTTAAGTGTAAACCCACTAATCCTCAACTAGAATCCTGTTTGTGTTCATCTTTCGGACATTTTCTTCTGCTTTATGTTAGCCGGCTGGTCTTTAACCTGATTACAAACTAGCAATGATAGTCAAATTGCTTCCATTGACTCACCAAATAAAGCCATCGCTCAATTCAGAAATTTAACCCATATGTGGGACGGCATCAAACGCTGAATTGCATTATGAATGTATAAAGGAATAAATCAGCTTTCATGGAAAACCTTGATCAACATTTCATCTTAGAGGTCAAAGGGGAAAATAGATTTCTGGTCATGTCCCTTCCATCTTGCAATCAGTATCAGTTCTATTGTTTACCAAAGAAGAAAAATCTCTCTTAATCCAGTGCTCCAGTCTGCCCCCCATCTGTTATTTGAAGGCATTGTCGAGGAACAGAGGTCACGGCAGTGATCCAAAGGCCATACCCTGAACTAGTTCCAACTGGACTGTCAAACACTTCTCAGATTGAAAGATTTATAAACAAACATACAGAGAAGACAGGCAACATGATATAATGACGCTGTACCACACGTAATGTAGACtttgtgtatgtgcgtgtgtatatattaaataaataattttagttttaagatAATTTTTATTACTTCTAGTCTTTCTATTGCTACTGAAGCAAAAACTAAAAGTCCTTGGTAAAtaaaattgatttctttcaaaaaaaaaaaaaaaaacaacaaccttactgacctcaaacttttgaacgatagCAAATATTAAATACTGAGTATTCATGTCTTTCAAACTAGCATTAAATTCATCTAATTTGTAATTAAATCATATATAACCAGCTTTCTAGCAGGAACACTAGCACTTTAAATCAATAATATACAAATCTTCATTCATAACAACACAAACTTGGTTCTAGAACATTTTCCATAATCTGCATGCTAGGGTACCATACAAAGCATGTTAAGCCCTAAGCAGCTTAGACGTAATGCTTAAAGACagaggcagaaaaaaaaaaagttattattttccATGAACTTTTAGAACAAGAGTTTAAACTGTATGACTGCCAACATACCAGTAGAGGGCAGCAAATGCTATGCAATAAACTCAGTCATTATGCAGTAAATAAGAACATAAAGGAACACCAAAAACATGGTGTTTTGTGCACTTCACTACTGAAAATCCTTCATTCAGGACTTATGATATTCAATGATTTGTGCAGTCAGACTGTGTTTTCAATGCATCTATAATCACTGTGTTTTTCTGCATCTACCAAAGCAGAGCTTCTGAATCATTAGGTGCATTATCTAGCATTCCCAAGTCTTTTCCTCATCTCTAGATCGCTCTACTAAAGCCTCAATAAGAGATTAAACTAGTAGCTGATGCTCAGTAGGGAACCTGTGTTAGCATCAGCCTCTCTCATTAATCAGAACACTTTTGGGAGTGTTTTCCTCTCTTGTGAACACAGAGTCTCTCAGATCCACATAAGGATCTTAGCAGTGTTTAAATTCTCCTATTAAACTCACTTATTGGAAGAGCAACCTCAAACAAACATGAAGCTCTTAACAAGCCACAGGAGGAAAGCATCTGTGCTGCGGATGTGATGTTAAGTTTAGTGTGCGCTAACCAGTGACCAGTTCAAGTGAATGTCCACTGGTCAGTTAACGATGATAAATGATTCCTCTGGGAAATGTTTTGAGGGATTTTGCTGTTTCACTGTGAGAATGACAGCGGGACCAAAGCGGAGAGACCATTTCCTGAGTCTTCAAGCATACCATCACAGCATCTTCTGATTTAACTCCTAATGACAAGATATTCCAGTACTGTCCCAATCCCATCAGCCTAATGAGCCTGCAAATGATTTCtggcattatagtcctccaaaTCGCACATGTGTGTACACAAATGCTTTTGCTGATGCAAATGTGCTTTTGTTTGTTCAGTTGTGAACCCCAGAAAGTTCTGAGGAAAGCTCTGAGGACAGGTACGGGCAATGAGAAGAACATCAGAAAGAGAAAGCAGCTCATGTCAAGTCAAATATTGAATACAGACTTTTATATTTAAGACTAATGAGAAGAACAGAGTGTTATAAATCTTCTCACATCATTCCAATGGGTCTGATCTGAATAATATATGCTACTGAGTGGCATGAAGTCAGAAAAGAGATGGAAAGATCATCAGTTAGAGCCACACATGCTGGAGAGGTAATGAGGCTTCAGTCATCAACCAAAAACTCATCCAGTAAGTCACCAGTAATGGCCACAAAAAATTGAAATACACACGCACGTGTGTACACGGTTGCCCATTAAAATGAAGCATTAACAGCACCAGATAAACAACAAAGATGCACAAGTACAGTGCCAGTATATAAATgttgaccctggaccacaaaaccagtcttaagtcgctggggtatatttgtagca includes:
- the esama gene encoding endothelial cell adhesion molecule a, which produces METLTSAKLHTCLSVFTFLCCISGDLAQLQLPQKNVEVIKGKTVVLQASYTGVEPEKNTVVWNYMSSSTEMIISYVGGGVSHSTSQFAGRVGFMRNMPNSNLSLYINNTKASDSGKYMCQVIIPGVPGLTGELTLNVKVPPSVPVCQVKGRPVLKGNITLTCNSDDGKPAPEYKWTKTSPNSEVFFPPAQNETAGTLKLNNLSSNMSGKYMCTASNSAGVETCYINLEVITSTNAGMIAGVTVGCIVALILIILFLVFMWTRQKDTEEDLANEIKEDAQAPKRVSWAKSGTGSDIISKNGTLSSIHTSSYPRDTQNHHHYPHSDTASILTATGSTAGYRLQPPADATLERTLPGYNTNPILPRGPSGPPSINGGSQHTSVPRPAPAQPQIPRPPVLPTTVTAANISRMGGVPIMVPAQNQAGSLV